ctcctcccaatttaatttataactcaataaaattgtataattaatcaatattctgtctattcaactgataattagccgcgtaataagcgggataatgtataatgagccggtgaatactgggaaaataactcccgacaggggaatagaaccccgaAGCGCAGACATAATACGCTCTTCATCAAATGTTataccattttaacaacagagtaataatatatGAAATTCAAATACAACTTTGATGTTCTTTAAAATTTGTATTCAtttgtttgaacaatgttttttttttttaaatgacttagCCATtagctgctaatgttagctaagtaTTAGCTCCCTAACTACGTTAATATTCGCCTTGACTTCCCATCCTATGTGTAACTTTATACGTCAAAGGTTGGAAGTTTTTGCATTTCCGTCTGTAATTTTCGCCCCACATGTCTTGCATACtgtaattctgttttttttgttgatcaTCATGTAGTTTTTGTATGCAAAATTACAAAATTATCAttggtatcattttttcccAAGTGGTTCCACCATCAGTTCTTCAtgcatggttctctcctgcatctTTATTGGATGCtgtggttcaaacaaagtggatcatcTGTGGAATTAAGTGTGGACTTGTTGGGAAAGAATAGTGTTAACATTACTTGATTCACaaaatgaagggaaatgaaTTAATTTGTGGTACACTTATTAaataacacacatttaaatctttgggcttgggggaaggtatcaagtattttaatgacaaaaggctcaagtccaagtgaagtcacatcTCACTGGTGTTGAAATCCAAGATAGGTTACAAGTCTTCTTTGATTTCTCAAATTGagtttaagggtgctttcactaTTAACCTGTTTGGTTTGGCTAAAACAAACTCAGGTCCATTTGCACACTCAATACGGTTTGtttgggctggtgtgaaagctgtcagtcaaacccTGGTGCAGACCAAACAACCGAACCAAGACCACTCAAAAAGGTGGGTCTTGGTTAACTTCCAAATGgtctctggtgcggtttgtttgtggtgtgagAGAAAACGAACCAATCACAGGATTTTATGACAGCAGATATGTGATTTTAGCATGATTCCAACAGCTACGCCAATGATAAATCCATCTGCTTAATGTGAAATCTGTCCGCGATCTAATAATTGATCCTGATAAAGGCCAGGTATATCCCATAACCTATTTATGCTAATGAATGCACGCAACCATGGTAACACATATGCATGTCAGTGAGGCTATTTTCCCTCATTAAAAAGCTGTTAAAGATGCCATAATTGTCTTTGACTCTGtactttgtctgtttattaagtttatttaaaaattgtgtgacagtgatcccaCAGTATTAAGCCCCGCATCATTACTGTACAAGACGTCTTCTTTTTATCCCGTCTCTGTTAGTCATTATTCATAACATGCCATTGATTTGCAGTCTAATATTAGCCTACTAATAATGCTTACAATCAGTTATTTCTCTATGAGCTCTTTGTGAAACCAAAGACAAAACACTTCAGAAGCATTACAGTGCTCCTGCAGAAACTTCTGTCAGTCACCAGAATCTGGTTTCCCCACATGGGTCCTGATGATGCACTGATGACGCAGGATGacaaacaccaaaactatcCAATCAACAAGTTACCTACGAGCCAGTAGAACTTCATGTTTACTCCATGTGAATGGGAACCGAACCAAAACTACAATGCAACAGTGTATCATTTTTTCTCTGGTGCGGACCATATGAACAaaactacaggtgtgaaagcacccttaagtCCACGAAGCTGTGACTAGAGTCTGACTCTACTTCAAGTCATGTGAcctgagtccacacctctggtatTTGAATCATGTAGCTTAAGAAATTTCGGGCGAGTTAGGGATCTGATCTGGTGTTTAAGATATGCAATATTAAAGGATTCAGGAACGTTAATCAAGGCCAAAAAACCCAATTGGGTTACAGATGATTGTGCAGAAaaagaaagggggaaaaaaaaaccttggagCAAAATGGAACTAACAACTAGAGCAAATGTAGGACATGAGGAGGGTTGAGCTGTGTTTATTCATAGTCACAATGTGTTGGTTGATGTCTCTGTCACTGATCAATAATACTATGACCTACAGCCACTGGTGGTGGTAAAACACAATATGCACAGGCGGCCAATAATCAACAAACTAAGCTTGACTGAGAACACTGGATGTGTGTGTCCATATGTACGATTCATGTGACTCTATGCATCtgtttacatactgtatatagagTTCAAGTAAAGTTCTACTGTGCAGTATAACATTGCAATGCATTTTTGTTACTTGTTTCTGTAATTAGAATCATAGTGTAGCTACAACACAGCCAACTGTAGTTATGACCTAAATATAGATTCAAATCTACTCTACCATCTTCAGGCTATGTTGTTTGGAACTACTAAGAAACAATGGTACATACTGGTTAATGTACTTTACATTTTTCTGCAAGCTTATATACCtccttcttttttaaaaagaacaacATCTTTCTACAGCTCTGTATATTGTGCTGTAATTTGCTCAGCGTATTCACGAAGCCCCTTTTTTACAATCCAATCCAATTttaaggatttgatttaaatccctCTTGTAACTAAACCCCACCCACTTATTCTAATTCACTACATCACATTAGAgaagcttaaagggatagttcacccaaaaatgaaaattcagccattatctactcacccatatgccgacggaggccctggtgaagttttagagtcctcacatcccttgcggagatcggcgggtggagcggctagcacacctaatggtagacggcgccccagactaatgtccaagaacacaaaactgaatcagagtatctccatactgctcatccatagtgatccaagtgtgctgcagccgcgacataaaaagttgtttcgaaaaacgtcatatgaactctgtttttagcctcactgtagcctgtagctctgactgtttctctgtgctccgcactcacatgtgcgcgcctgcgcgagaccagcgaaagcatgagctttgctcacccgtgtttacaacacgtgacacgtgcaccgcagggagagacaacgtaaccacagagctataagataatttgcactacggtcttttagcaaaggacagcccaacatgtctgaagactttgaaattgaggaggaacagcatttctttgttgagccgtatttgtttgagccagagtatacgcacggaactcaggctactggacgaagcagccgccgcagctcatgagcctaaccctcagccagccgcagaataccggagtcgagcactggaaacctggtggtgtagttgtttcaaatgcaaagcaatgccaacgggtgaggaaagtctttgctgctcagactgggaattggcgatgcctgcacttgagaatctggacatctgtactgacgagactgctgcttgtcagagaccgtgcatcaccgatcaccctgagcatgcacacgtgaacgcggagcacagagaagcagtcagagctacaggctacagtgaggctaaaaacagagttcatatgacatttttcgaaacaagtttttatgtcggggctgcagcacacttggatcactatggatgagcagtatggaggtactctgtggattcaattttgtgttcttggacgttagtctggggcgccatctACCATTAGGTATGCTAGCCGCTCCACCCActgatctctgcaagggatgtgaggactctaaaacttcaccagggcctccgtcggcatatggatgagtagataatggctgaattttcatttttgggtgcactatccctttaagatgcTGTAATTGCCATTTCACTGTGACTTTAATGCAGGACTAAAATCACCTGAGCTTCTTCCATTAAATTCATGAGCTTATTATCTACAAAATTGTCCTCAGTGATAGTTTTCCGGTCATGGGTTCACCTCACAGTGTTCTTTCTGCAAACTAAAGATTACCAAAGACCTTCTATCTCTATATTGTTAGTAAGGTTTGTATGTTATTCACTTACTTGCTGTGCAGCGTCCTGTGTTCGCTCTCTAGCGTTCTCTGTTTGCCTTTCAGTGCAGCGTGCTGACTGATCAGCTGCTCGTACTCATGTGCTTGCCTCTCGTGAACGCTCAGCAGGCGTTCATGGTCGCTGAGCACGCTTTCTCTGCCCCGCCATGCCTCCTCGCGCTGCCTCTGCCACGACTCTACCTCCGACTCCAAAGCGGTGACTTGGCCCTGCAGCACGGCATTCTGGGCCATGAGAGATGCACTTTGGGAAGACAGCGTGGAGTTCTCCACCTAAGACACAGTAGAAGCCATTAGAATTCAGTGCTAAAAAATTATCTGGAGAAATATAGTACAGAAAATGTTACTGATTAGCTCAGTTTTACAGAAATACTGTGTGACTAAACTGGATGTTGTTCACCTGTATttttgctgtctgtgtgtgtaagccTGAATTCTGTTCCTGCAGAGTGGTGACGTGTCGCTGCAATGCCAACATCTGGTTGTTAAGAGATGAGTTCTGGTTCTCCAGCTGTTTGAGCTGCCCCTTCAACAGACTGCTCTCTGTCTGCAGGGAGGCATTCTAGAGAAAACaatgacaccaaaacaattaataactcaacaaaaaaaattccAAGTGGTAAATAAGAACACATCAATGAATTCCTCTGACAATAATGGTCAATTAATACAATTACTCACCcccatgttacattgaatttataatgaaaactgtttttttcacatgcctccacagtgaacaaagaatcccaAAACTGAGAAAAGTCTTGATGAAGTTAAGTCATAGGgtttgtgtttaacaacagcaaaactatatcaaaacatactCTCACAAAACTTGTtgagtgtaatccaagtctcatttatccagtcgcatgctcagtacttcccaatcAGACAGCCCTCTCTGATAGGGAACtgaacagaaagtgaaacttctcTATGTTCTTGATTAAAcaagagggagggggaggattCCTTTGATATACAAAATACATATGAACATGTAGTGTACactgtgtgaaaaatgtgaattataaaaaataaataataggaaaataaacataaatgaaCATTAAATATGCAAACAGAATGATAAAATGTACTGTGAGGTTTTTATTCAggaattaaacaacaaaaatcttACATTCTTTTCCACGTCAATGAGATGATCTTTCATTCGTAGAAGCTCAGCAGTAGCTGACCCTTGACCCCTGTCACTTCCTGAGTGGTGCTGGGAGTTGTGGTTTTCTTCcccctggaaaaaaaacatatattgtCACACACTACAATACAACATCTCATAATGGGGAAGGATTTTTGGTAAGAATTTGTATGCATGTCCGTACAGTGGCTAGCTCAGCACGTAGTTTAGTGTTGAGTGTCTTGCTCTCCTCGAGTTTCTTTTCTAGACAGGAGATTTTCTCCTCTTTAATCTTCATCGTCTGTTGGACAGTTTCCTCAAGCCGAGACTCCAGCAGCCTGTACCTGCTGACATGACATGCACACCAAagaaatcaatcagtcaatcaattatTCATCTGAGCTTCATCTCTACTAAGGCTGTTGGCGTCAACACATACGTCGTGATGCGACTAAGGTCAGATCATGacgttatttttttttaatcgcaTATATTGTGTGCTGCTATTTTTGTCTCTTCAGGGCACTCTCATCAAACTGCCACAGCGGCTCTCtgtctcctgctgctgcagtgatggaaaataGGACACCACTGCGCTTTTAAATGTCTCACTTGGACAAACTACCAGACAGTTGACAAGGGAACAGTAATATGCAcctgcagagacaaaaacattatTGTCTCTTGTTTTGTGGGGATCCATAGTAAAACCCAGAGTTGTATTGACTTTTGAGCTGTATTTCTTTTTGTGGTTAAAAATTGGACTGGGACTGAACTGTAAAGGGTTGTCAGGAAACAACCCTGGCCTGTGGTTTGGCATaactattttctattttataatAATTTCTCAGATGTGACACTGGTGAGTACCccacttcatttaaaaagcatcaaaCCTTGCATTAATTTGATTTCTAATCAAGACACTCTAGTAAGAATGGCTTTACATTGTTTATATATAATTCCTCGAAACTGTTTCGAAAtgcaaaaaaattgaattttaaaCATTAACTTTAAAAAAGCAATTAATCATTAATAAAATTCATTGTTTGACAGCCCTGATTTCTACACATATGATATCATTTCAATCTGATTAGTCACCCTGGAATGAGACCCAAAAAAGCACCATATCAAAACTACCTGTCCTCCAGTGTGTGTTCTTGCTGTAGTAGTTTTTCTCTGTTCAGTCCGATCTTCTCCAGTTCTTCATTGAGTCTCTCTAACTCAACACTCTGCTGCTGAACACTCAGCTTCTCTGACACCAGCTCCTGCACACATAAAAATACATGACACACAGCCATGAAGCTCATATACATCAACATTTCCACGCAGATGATGTAATGCATGTCAGGGTTAAGATCAATGCCAATCATGGAACCCATCAGCTACTGATCTAATGAAGATAAGCCTCTTGAGGGAACGGCTGATATTTTGGGAGTTCCAGTGTTTTGAGCTGATATCCAGGCCAAGACTTCTTCTTCTGTGCAGCAATCATTTTGGCTACTCTGgggctgtacctgactcagaTATCTGCCCTCAGAATCAGATTACGctgtttaaaacaaatatttgactGTTCATTCCACTTTTTTCCCATACAGAGTTTGCGAGTTTGAACGAGTTATACAACGAGTAATACAAACAAGCCACGTTAACCCTCCAAGCTAATTCATGCTAAATACACTAATAAGGAATCagaaataagcaaaaaataaataaaattccgACACTACAAAGCAGagaaaagccagagactgtatcatattaagttgctgtgagctgcatatgaatgcagattaaGTCTTAAAAaagctataaaaaaaataaataatcgaAATTGTCATCAGACAATTGGTTCCTAGATTGCATTTCGGCCACTGCATTCCAcctctccacacagactgttaCCTGTAGGGTTGCAGCAATAAACCTGAACAGACAGTTATCATACCTTGTATATTTATTATCtaggatattaaaaaaaaaaaaaaaaatacaaccgGATGGAGAATccccctttattttagttattttcaaaagggagactttttaTACATACCTCTATAAAAATGATTTCAAGTGTCACTTATAGTTATAAACCTTTATTCGACCATAAATGACACTTCCTTTTCTGTCCTTTAAGGATCATTCTAattgatgataataataataataatcctgtAATACTGTGAGGCCACTAAattttctgagacggttatTGTGCTGTGAAAATCTTTACCACTGCAACCCTAGTTACCTGAAGCTCAAATGTGTTTGGTCAGTACTGCTAATTCTGATAACAAAATCTTGTCACGTTGCCTATGGATGCAAAACTTGTTAATAAAGACATGAACAATGCAAACTGTAGGTGTTGGGCCAATATTAGTCTTGTATTGAAAACCTGACATAGGGCATATGGATCAGTACTATTTAATTTTGATTGTTAGCTCACTTTTTCACTGTCCTGGAGGTATGCATCCTCATGAGATGGAATTTGCTAAGTTCAAATTCAAACaccatttttcctctcacctctcTCAGAGTGGCCAGAGTCCTCTTGTCAATCGTTGCCTGTTTCTGCAGCTCCTTGTTCTCCCTCTCCAACTCCTTGGCTTTGACTGACACTTCCTTCAGTCTATCAACTTCCTTACTCAGAGCCACGCCCTCTTTCTGCTTTGTAGCCAATCGCCTGGCTTTCTCCTCCAATTCTGTCTCTTTACCCTCAAGCTGGGTTCTGATCCTCCAGCTCTCCTTCTCCAGGTGTTTCCTGCCCTTCTCTGACTGCTCCAAGTCCAGCTGGagcttcctcctctcctcctcaacttcctctctccttttccGCTCCTCCTTCAGTTCTTCCACTTCTCTTCTCAGCTCCTCCTCTCTGGCCTGAGTctcctgcttctctctctcttcctcctccctctcctctttgcTCTTCTGTATTTCCTCCTCTAAGCGATGTTTCTCCTGGTTCAAAGCTGCCAAGTTCAGCTCCAGCCTCTCTaccttcttcctctctccttgtgCCTCCTCCCTGGCCTCTTCCAGCGTCCTCTGCAGatcctgtgtctctctctgtgcctCTTTGTGCTCCTCCTGGAGGGTGGCCAGGCGGGCGGATGAGGAGCGCAGGTTTTCCAGGGAGCAGCGCAGGTCCAGGTTCTCCTTTGACATTAGGCTGTTTTCTGCCTCATACTTTTCCAGTCGCTGCTGCTCCCGCTGGGCCTCCTCTGCCTCCCGTTTCAGCCTGTGCACCTCCTGCTCCAGGGAGGACACCTGCTTTTCTAGAGTCTCTGACCGCTCGCTGCATGCACGCAGAGAAGCCACCTGGAAGCAAAATACAGATGTTGGTCCCATGATTTCTGTATCAATTCATTTAGCTTTTAAGAATACATTCTACATAAGATGTATATTTAatatactgttattattattacctctCTGTTCAGAGCATCCCTGCTCCTCTCCAGCCTCGCCACCTCTCGCTCCACCTCTTCACACCGCCCTGCCCTTTCCCTCAGCCTCTCTGCATCCTCACTGGCTAATTTGAGTTGTGTCTCTAAGCTGGCCAATCGGGAGCTGGTGTCAGTGATGTTCTGGTGCAGCAGACGGTTCTCTGTTTCCACCTCACGGACCCTTGCCTCGCTGTTTGACTGAGCGCGCTCTTGTAGAGACGCCACAGCATCAGAGAGGTGCTGCTTCTCACTCTCCAGCTCTGAGATCTGTTAGACAGGATGAGCCGGATACAGTGTGAACAAAGGATgcatttttctttgtcttataaTGAACATTAACAATGTCTTACccaagtgtgtgtgtcaaagaTATAATATGTAACTTTTTTGCCTTAAATATCTAAAAACAGTGAGACCTATGTTGTATATATTGTTGGGTTGTGTGCTCTGCATTAtccaaatgtttccaacaatgttAAAACCCAGAGGAATCTGTCATTTTAATCCAGGACACTGTTTGTGGTCTGGTGATCTGGTTGCCATCGCCTGTCAGTGGCGTTCCTTTGTGCACATCTGGCCCAGAAGCAGCCTCCAAGTGGCCCGGCTAGGAATGAGTACTGAAACCTGGTATTAAATTGCCCGGGGCAAAATGAATTAAGACCACAGTATTAATAAGCTCCAACGTTATCGACTCTTTCATCGTTACTTTACAAAATTTtggtttcatgtatcatcatgCTGCACCCTCTCTCTTGCTGTCAGGATGTCGGGGGTGACCTCCCTCACACAGCAGTGTGAGGTCAGAGAACAGCTGAGAGGCTGCAGTGCAGATGAACAGAATATAACTTAAAGATTACTCTAGTTTACaacaactacgcttgttactgtaggtaagtgcaataaaaccttcaTCAGTAAAGAGCTGATAGACTACTTTATCAATGTTCAGCAAGTGGATAGCATtctttcaatctgctctgtccacagtctctcattcaccgctgtttttattctgtttctgcaaTACTAATGTTCCTTGGTCAGATATccaacaattttttttgttttgttttgttttttgtttttttgtttttatttcaaatgtgaAATGATAAacattactacttttactgtgtcaatttacatttgttaaaaatttgtcattacaaaaagctaaaaaaatttttttttaaaattgtcagTGGGTTGCttgctgctgaaaatgtctggccaaacaacattttctggttttaaaatctgGCCTACTTGAGATTATAGTTGAATAGCCCTGCTATACACTTTTAaggttttggtcattttttaacTATACGTTTTTACTGAGTGAAGTATTTTAGTCTTAGACATCTGGATCCTAAATTAGCAGAGAAATATgctgagctaatgttagcagtaGCTTGGCTCTAACCCCTGCTGTGCTGAaaagcattggagaaacactgatttttttttttttactgctttacaaGTGGTTTATTGAGTGTTTTAACTGGCCGAAGTCACTGGGTGTGTTTGGGAGTTATCCGAgaaaaaatgtgagcacacattagcagatgcTGGGCAAGAAGCTCCACCAAAAAACTGCTTTAAAAAACTGCTATGAGACTGCTTTAtcgtttttttttactgccGTTAATCACCATGATTGTTGAAAAACTTTTATCTGGATCAAAATGATCCAGACTTGGAAATACCACCTTTTGCTGTCCAGGATCATACAATCCATCTTACCTTTGTGCTGAGTGGATTGGATGAACCTGATCCAGgtgcaaatgttttaaaattggCAAATCTGGATAACCAGTGCTCTAAATGGGACTACATATGACAATGTAGGCATGTTTTGTTTGATACTGACATTTTATGAGGACATCAtcctttttttaactttactgCACTGAGAAGCTTAACAGGTAGCCTGATATCCACTTCATCCATTTTATCACAGTAACTGTCGAACAAATCAAGTGCAAAGTATAGATAGATGCATATATATTTgagcaatttaaaagttttattcCAATTTGTTCCTGAAATTCACCCTGAATCCATCTTTCAGCTGGGATCAGGATAATCCTGATTTTTTGGATCAAAGGTATTCCAATTATACCAAAAGGTTTTGaacaacacaaactgaaaaCTTGATCTGGATACAAACCAAGATTGAATTACATGATCTAATataatttccttttttcctttttaacaaCCCATATTCAAGATTTGATCCAATCTGATAGCTGAAATGCGATCAGATTACTTCTAAACAACTGGGcccaggagaggaggagacctctgaagataattcagctcctggtagaAACCTCCTATatatgaacactgaaagaatcCTAACCGTCTTATTGTTCTTACTGTTTTGATTGAGAGATACCTCATGGCAGAAAATAACATGTTGTACATTTAActacctgtctgtctttctcagcCTTAAGAGTGTGCAGTTCTCTCTCCAGACTCTGCTTTTCCTTCAATATTTCTTCTCCCAGCGACTCCATGTCCTGATTGGTCAGTCTCTCCTGGTCCAATAAACCCTGGAGCCGGTccaactaacaaacaaacaagttaTTAGTATCATACAAATGAGTAACAAGTCATGGAACATGATCAGTTCTTCCCTGTTATACTCAGGCCTCCTACCTTCTTGCTGAGGCTTTGGTTCTCCCTGTCCAGCTCCTGGGtgtggagctgctgctcctgcatGAGGTGGTTCTCCTCTTTCAGTCTCTCTATAGAGGCCTGAAGCTCCCGGTTCTCCTTCTCCAGCTTCAACACCCGACTGGAAACACACTCGTTCAGCTCATGGACTAACGACTTACGAGCTGCAGCACAGAAAAATACTTCAGCTTGGACAAATATAGAGACCGACATTTCTGGACTCAGACATAGAACAGGGTATaacagaagagaaaacaaagtgCATGTCTTACTCTCTGtgttagtgttgtcatggttcTTGGTCAGCTGTTCCAGCTCCCAGCCCAGATGAGCTGACTCGTTCATACTCTGTTTCTGTCCAATCTCCAGCAGCATGTTctcttctaccagctcttccaACCTCCGACGCTCATTGTCCCTCTcctgcacaacacacacacgattAGTAAACCAGCAAACCTAACCTAAAATATCTGATGCACGGCATTTAGACTGATAAACTCTTGATAATGCTGTAGTGTAATACCATTTCCAGGTCATGTATTTTAGCTCGAAGTAATAAGTTGTCTTTCTCCAACGTGTGTAGTTTATCACAACGCCCCCTGGAGGCTGAGAGCTGCTCCTCCAACAGCACCTTTGTCTCCATGAGAGTCAGGTTGTCCTCACGAAGTTCCTGAAtgaccccacacacacaaacacacacgcacacacagtgagAGGGCTGCCAGTGCCAGCTGCTGAGTAAGTGTGGCTGcattgtgtgttcatgtctTCTCTGTCAGCTGAAAGGTTTATGCATTTCAATAACACTAATCACATCCATGCAAATTAGAGATTAGGATTCTGTATGAAGTGTCCATGTACATCATACAGTTTTAAGTCAACCTGGTATATCAACTACAGCAGTAAATGAGTATTAAACAGAACACTTAACAGAAGAACATATTAGGTCAAAATATTTATAACAAGACATTAAGTACAGCATGAAGTAGAACATATCATCACTGACAATTATGACAGTGTATGACTTTATGAAAATATACTAAAACTATGAAAAGCAGTgcaacatgaaaataaatatgtatcAGTGAACCTTCACAGATCCAATGTAGGGCCATAATGTCTCATAGTATCTACAGACAGAGGAGGTGAATCTGATGGTGTACTGATGTGTCGAGTGAAGCTGTGTTGGTACCTCCACTCTGGTCTTGTAGAAGTGAACATCATTGAGTTTTTCTTTGCATCTGGTCAGTTCAGTCTCCAGTCGGTCGACCCGCGCTGCTTTTTCCCTCAGTGAGTCCACCTCGTCCCGGTACACTCTGACCGAACGAGCCTCACAAGACAGCGACTGGTTCTGAACCACACAAATTAATATGAATTTACATTAACTTAATTTGTTTAAATAATTTTGTGTAACCATTATCACACATAGGCAGGACAGGGATTTGGCTGATTTACACAGTAAATACTATAATGACAATATAATTGAATTGAACTTCTACAAAACAATTTCAGCATTTTAgcttagataaaaaaaaaaaaagacctgtgTTAACACTTGTTTATTCTACCAACCAATAAAACTATTATTACTACACTTCCTTTAGTAACAGGTAACAGGCCACTGTGGTGCAATAAGAACCAAACTGTTTGAAGCAAATCAACAGGATTGTAACAGGTATGATAAAGTCATATAAATAGATCAGCATTAATTGTTTTAACTACATTctatttctgatgtttgtgtgcTGTTACTTGCTGTGCTGAGACCTGTCGCCTGTCAAGGCTgtactgacaaaaaaataaacagcagccaGCTGTTTGACTTGGAGATAATCACATTGGCAGTGTAATTCAGCAAGTGAGGTAAGCAGATATGGTTTGCCTTAAATGGAAACAAAggctgtttaaaaaataaaaaaaaattattctgGAGGTgatatgaaacagaaaaaatactgCAACCTGCTCATacacaacatactgtataaaatagTGGACGTCACACGTATTAGCAACTGTGACGTCATGTCATCAATGGATGATGGATGTTTGTtaactcccgttttgaagcctcaagtttggcattttggatgtcgccatgttggattttttgagccagaattgtccatatttggatgagagggtcgAGCTAACCctaacattagctgctagcttggttagcatgttGCATTAAAGGCTATGGTTAAcagtgataatgctaatgctaatttccGCTTGCAAATAataggcttaaaaccattaaaacaaaatttactGACTGGAAAAATTGAATATCCAACTCCTTAGAGGGTTTTTTAGTACAACCTAATGCTGAACAAGGCTtgtttaggcaaccaaaatgtCACAACAGTGTTCATTGTTATTCAAATTGCATTTAACTTGTTTTTAAATTGCAAATTTTGTTGACATTCTATACCCAATTCATATCGCTACTGGCAGGCAGTTA
This Epinephelus lanceolatus isolate andai-2023 chromosome 15, ASM4190304v1, whole genome shotgun sequence DNA region includes the following protein-coding sequences:
- the ccdc88c gene encoding protein Daple isoform X3 gives rise to the protein MDVTLSELLATFMESPLVVWVRTLGPLGSCDDVGSEERVNMFMELVDGVFLHKIMTHIDPSPTNQRLNKNVNNDMSLRLHNLNVLTRHIRTYYQESLQQLIVMPLPNILCIAKDPLSAKSMEELKRLLLLILGCAVQCERKEEMIEKIKLLDIETQAAIVSHIQEVTHNQLNVLDLSWMEEGSELPHEDLEPLSRNMAASLQQLIDQRDKASEVIVDLTQERDYLSSQQLQEGCRNLGLSSPERGQSAGGVGVNNGGSAVTVSGLTKEEKQHLSVELADTKAKLRRYRQELEEKTEQLMDSKHEVERLDQELQKQKQENQSLSCEARSVRVYRDEVDSLREKAARVDRLETELTRCKEKLNDVHFYKTRVEELREDNLTLMETKVLLEEQLSASRGRCDKLHTLEKDNLLLRAKIHDLEMERDNERRRLEELVEENMLLEIGQKQSMNESAHLGWELEQLTKNHDNTNTETRKSLVHELNECVSSRVLKLEKENRELQASIERLKEENHLMQEQQLHTQELDRENQSLSKKLDRLQGLLDQERLTNQDMESLGEEILKEKQSLERELHTLKAEKDRQISELESEKQHLSDAVASLQERAQSNSEARVREVETENRLLHQNITDTSSRLASLETQLKLASEDAERLRERAGRCEEVEREVARLERSRDALNREVASLRACSERSETLEKQVSSLEQEVHRLKREAEEAQREQQRLEKYEAENSLMSKENLDLRCSLENLRSSSARLATLQEEHKEAQRETQDLQRTLEEAREEAQGERKKVERLELNLAALNQEKHRLEEEIQKSKEEREEEEREKQETQAREEELRREVEELKEERKRREEVEEERRKLQLDLEQSEKGRKHLEKESWRIRTQLEGKETELEEKARRLATKQKEGVALSKEVDRLKEVSVKAKELERENKELQKQATIDKRTLATLREELVSEKLSVQQQSVELERLNEELEKIGLNREKLLQQEHTLEDSRYRLLESRLEETVQQTMKIKEEKISCLEKKLEESKTLNTKLRAELATGEENHNSQHHSGSDRGQGSATAELLRMKDHLIDVEKNNASLQTESSLLKGQLKQLENQNSSLNNQMLALQRHVTTLQEQNSGLHTQTAKIQVENSTLSSQSASLMAQNAVLQGQVTALESEVESWQRQREEAWRGRESVLSDHERLLSVHERQAHEYEQLISQHAALKGKQRTLESEHRTLHSKYCNLLQQKEKWEEQEGHGRKEKEQLNQEIQKNRLLQQENLQLKTEVDRLTESQSQQSEQSEGLQQRLNELKSSLSTAQLEQSRWMARYDSLMEQHQGLDLTMTKLDNHCELLSRLKGNLEEENHHLLSQINLLSQQNHTLLERSMESKELYHQEQKLYIDKLNALRRQKEKLEEKIMDQYKFYDPTPKKRSQWSGAKALAKLIKPRKESSRERGADRDKEGAKDRERAKSAPDIPLPSPPPLLPPETPPPLPQRTGSDTQDSGLSHCNHNNHTTSTSLGPRSPALTPISRAPPTPKRFTFLRSKSQDKLLPSSSSSSSSSSSSSRPSLSLTRRLRFWSSTDITADVLSSQPISANGVF